Below is a genomic region from Brassica oleracea var. oleracea cultivar TO1000 chromosome C9, BOL, whole genome shotgun sequence.
AGGGACAAAACCGGTGTTCGTGTTGACCGCTTGTGCGTGCCAGACGATGGTTTTGTCGGGAATCTTGTCGAACCATATTGAGAGAGTGAAACCATTGTTTGGTCTGATCTTGCGGAACCCTAAAGCAAAGTCACCGGAAGGGTATCTCCATGAGCTAGAGAATTGTTGGGACTCTGAAGCTGTGAGGGATTCTCCGACAAGAACGGATCCATTGATGATGTTTTGAGACAAAACGACAGGTGTTTGTAGTTGCAGAAGAAGAAAGAGATGGATTATCGACCAAGTAAGGAATCCCATTTTGCTTAACGAATGATGGTTGAGATTATGTGTGTGTTTACTTATAGAGTTAGGTTTAAGTTGATTAGTTCATTACAACAGAACGTATAAAAAGGGTTAAGAAGACTTATTGAATATTTTATTCTAAGTCAATTGTCAGATCTTAAAGAGTCAATAGTCTTTTCCTCCATACAATTCTGAAAATGTGGTCTATACGACTTATCTTCCTTGGGTTTGCCTTTAGGTGGCAAAAATGAACATTGATTCTTTTTTTTTTGAAAACTGAGTCTTTTAAAAAAAATTGAAACTCTTTGTAGTTAGTTTTGTTTGTAAGTGCAAGATGACACAACAATAGGTAATGCAAAAGATAAATCAAGAGACAAATACACAAGTAAACACCAATGCTTTTATTAGAATCTCTTTTAAACAATCTTTACAAGACTTGCTTATTCAGCTTTTACACGTCTAGTGTTAACACCCTAACACACGCTACTGAAAGATTCCTAAGCTACCCGCTTATGTCTCTTCTCCGTCAAGTACTTCAACCACTACTTCAGCACGACCCAAGAACACCTCCAAGAGCTTCTCTCTCTATAAGATCAGCCTCTGTGTCTCTGTCTCTATACAGACGACCTCATAGCTATCTTATAGTTATTCTCCATGTTCCCGAAACCCTAGTCTCCAAGGCAACATGTATGGACATTTTCCATATTAATAAGTGCAACTTTCTTTTTCTTGGAATGCACTTATTCCTCTTTCTTTAAGTCATAAACTTGTTCCTCAAGTTTCTTCCTCTTTCCATATCTCCAAGATACTCCTTTCTCTCCAAGTCTACACGACTCCAGCTCAACATCTTGACTCCTCATGGTCTTCACCACTCACTACGACGTCTGCTTCAGCAACTACGTCAGCGACTACTTCAGGGCAGACATCTTACATCTTCAATCTCCCCCTTTTAGCTTTGTGTGCCGATCAAGCACAACACTCTTCTGGTTCAGCAACCACGTTCCTCATCTGGAAACTTTCATACCAAATGTGCTTTTCTCCCCCACAAGATGTGCACCACACCATGCTTTTCTCCCCCATGAGATATGCATCCTCTGTACCAGAATATCACCATTCTCCCCCTGCTTGATTGCATACTAAGCTAAAACAGATGCTTAGATGTCAAACTTTACAGACCTACCGTATGTTTCTTCATGTATAATCATGACACAGCCCCTGCTGCAGCGGAATAACAAGTACTGCATCACGACCTGACGTATATGTCGAACTACCCTTCGACCAACTTCTATTGAGGATCTGGCCTCCGTCATGTGTCGTCTTCTTGACCATGAGCCCTTCCCCATCCACACCGAGTGCCCTCTNNNNNNNNNNNNNNNNNNNNNNNNNNNNNNNNNNNCCTGAAGATCATCTCGCATCACTTCCTGATGCACTTCGATCTCCTTCCCCTTTGTGTCACAGACACCTCCGTGTCCTGACTCCACACTTGATGCTTCTTGATCTTCCTGAAGATCACTCCTAACAGAGCTGCATCCGTCTTCTGATGTCTCATCTTTGATCTCATCAAGTAAGCCACTCTTGGCTAAGGACACCTCTTCAACCCTCTTGGGTTTAGTGAACGTCTTGTTCACCTTTTTGGCCATGTTTCTGCTCTTCTCACGAGCAAAACACTCCACCTTCTTGTGTCCAACCTTCCCACAGAACCAACAGCACATCCGATGTTGCTTTTTTCTTGGTCTGACACAGTTGCTGATGCACCGATCAGTCTCCTTCCTTGTACCAGTACAACCATACTTTAGAATCTCCTGTCTGACCTTCATGTTGTTGCACTTATGTAATACTTTCAGCTTGTTACTCACAGCTACACGCTGTAGAACTTCCTGCCTTACTCCCTGTCGTACGTCCCGACGTACTTCCTGACAAGCTCCTTTGGCTCCACTTTTTGATGTGCTCCCATGTACGAAACGTGGCAACCCCTTCTGTTGTACTTCCTTAGTACTCTCAGCTCCTCGATATCCTAGTCCCCAATTCGCCTTGGCTGGTTGACCCATGAGCCATATCCTCCAATCTCAGATTCTGATCCTTGACCCTCAACCACTTGTTAAGCAGCACATGATACTCCTCATCATATGTGCTGAGATCTGAATCAGAGGACTTAATAGATCTCTCCTTGCGTGCACCAAATGCAACAAGGTTCTTTATCACCTTTCCATCTTCTTCAGACTCTGAATCATCAGACGACTGCAATGGAACTCCTTTCTCCTTCTTTGAGTTTGGACATTCACGCCGTGTGTGTCCAACACCTCTGCACTCAAAACACTTAAGTTCTCTCTGTTGTGCTACAGGACAGACAGTCCATATATGACCAACACCTTCACACTCATAACATCTAAGACGTTCTCTTCTTCTGCTATTGCCACGATCACCTCCCTGGCGACCATACTGATTCCACCCACCAAAGGAATTCATCATCTTACTCAGATTCCTAGCCAACATCCCCATGGCATCTTCAACATTCGGAGATCTATCTCCATCTTTGTCAGCAGCAAGAGCTATACTCCTTGATGCACCACCTGACGTAGAGACTGAACTACTGTCTTTCTCCATCTCTTGTGCCTTTAGCATACCCACAAGTTTGTCAAACTTGAGCTCATCCGTGTTTGTAGGCATCTGCAAGACCACCTTGTGCGCTTCAAATTTTGTTGGAAGACAACGTAGTAACTTCTTTACCAGCTTCTTCTCCTTGTAATTCTTCCCAAGTACAAATGCTTCATGCGCCATACCACTGAGTTTGGCACTAAAGCTCGCCACATAATTATTATCAGACCACCTGAGATTCTCAAACTGCGACCAAAGATGATCTAGATGTGTCCTCTTGACACTTTCATCTCCTTCAAACGAATTCAACAGGATCCCCACGCCTCTATAGCCGAAGTACTCTCCTGAATCAGTTGAAACTGCTCTGCTTCAACAGCTCCAAAAATCACCGACAACGCATTTGCATTAAATTTTGATGCATTGTGTTCTGCCTCTGACCAATCCTCTTTTGGTTTAGGCTTCTTCTCACCTCCTGTGACTATGGTAGGCTCCTCCCAACCAATCTCCACAGCTGTCCACGCATCTTCATTGATTCCTCNNNNNNNNNNNNNNNNNNNNNNNNNNNNNNNNNNNNNNNNNNNNNNNNNNNNNNNNNNNNNNNNNNNNNNNNNNNNNNNNNNNNNNNNNNNNNNNNNNNNNNNNNNNNNNNNNNNNNNNNNNNNNNNNNNNNNNNNNNNNNNNNNNNNNNNNNNNNNNNNNNNNNNNNNNNNNNNNNNNNNNNNNNNNNNNNNNNNNNNNNNNNNNNNNNNNNNNNNNNNNNNNNNNNNNNNNNNNNNNNNNNNNNNNNNNNNNNNNNNNNNNNNNNNNNNNNNNNNNNNNNNNNNNNNNNNNNNNNNNNNNNNNNNNNNNNNNNNNNNNNNNNNNNNNNNNNNNNNNNNNNNNNNNNNNNNNNNNNNNNNNNNNNNNNNNNNNNNNNNNNNNNNNNNNNNNNNNNNNNNNNNNNNNNNNNNNNNNNNNNNNNNNNNNNNNNNNNNNNNNNNNNNNNNNNNNNNNNNNNNNNNNNNNNNNNNNNNNNNNNNNNNNNNNNNNNNNNNNNNNNNNNNNNNNNNNNNNNNNNNNNNNNNNNNNNNNNNNNNNNNNNNNNNNNNNNNNNNNNNNNNNNNNNNNNNNNNNNNNNNNNNNNNNNNNNNNNNNNNNNNNNNNNNNNNNNNNNNNNNNNNNNNNNNNNNNNNNNNNNNNNNNNNNNNNNNNNNNNNNNNNNNNNNNNNNNNNNNNNNNNNNNNNNNNNNTATACTTCTTTGCTCTCTAAGTCTACACGACTCCAGCTCAGCATCTTGACTCCTCATGGTCTTCACCACTCACTACGACGTCTGCTTTAGCAACTGCGTCAACGACTACTTCAAGGCAGACAACACCAAAGACTTATTGAATATTTTATTCTAAGTCAATTGTCGGATCTTAAAGAGTCAATAGTCTTTTCCTCCATACAATTCTGAAAATGTGGTCTATAAGACTTATCTTCCTTAGGTTTGCCTTTAGGTGGCATAAATGAACATTGATTCTTTTTTTTTTGAAAACCGAGTCTTTTAAAAAAAATTGAAACTCAAACTAATATGCTTTGTAGTTAGTTTTGTTAGTTCAACTGAAACATTAACAAAGCAAAATATATAAATTATAGAATAAAATAATTTGTTGAAGAAAAATAAAAATATATATTTTAGGTTTTAACTTGGAAAATTATGGGTTTTGATTGTAAGAATCTACAACCACAGTTGTCACCAATGCTTCTTTTGATAACTTTATCGGAGAAATCCCAAAATAAAAATTAATGTTTTTCTAAATACCAAATAACAATCGGTTATTTGTAAATTGTAATATATGCTAAAGTTTGGTTGTTTTCTATATTTATTTGTACAACCTTTTCCTTTCTCTCAAGAATCATGATAATCATCTGTGACACGCTGTACCATGCGGTGACAACTTTAAAGGGCACCATAACGACTTTTCTTCTTTTTTTTTTGGTAAAAGCACCATAACGAGTTGATTTACAAATTACAATGAAAGCAGAGTTGAGAAATTTTGGATATAAGACTTTGTAAATTCATAAACCTATTGAGAACATTTACGAACAATATAAAATTGATAATTTGCTTTCACGAATTTATGCCACAGTAAAAGGAGAAGTATCAATACATCACTCATCAGAAATCATCACAACGATATGAATATTCGTTCTTAAGACACAGTGAATCTAGTAATAGCGTACGTACGTTCTTGACATTGTAATTCCGTCATTACAAATATATATATATCAGTATTAATAAAGAGTCAAGTCACCAAAAAAGCTGATACATTATGAAATTATTGAACATTAATATCATACTTAGGTAATTTTACTCATTGGTAGCAGGACGTAGCATCCAAGCTGGAAGAAGAGAGTTTGGTCCAATCAACGACGATGCACCTCCGTTCTCTCCCCCAACTCTCTCCACAAGGCCATCTCTGCCCATTAAATAATTATGAATCAGAATCTTCCATAGCTAGAGATGTATTAATCATAATCTAAATGTAATTTAGAATGCTACTGAGAGGGAGAGAGAGGAAACCTGGAGGAGGTTACGCAGTACTGGGGCTGAAGAACTGAAGAATTGTTGGAGCATTGGATTAATTGTCCTTCTTGCTGACCCGTGTTCTTCTCCTTTTCCTTCTCCTTAATCTATCATTATTATAGTTTTAGTCGTTGTTAATACTACAGATGTACGAATTGCATGTTTTGTTTCATATTTACTTACTATATATATATAATTAGTATTATATATTAGTATTATATGTTCTATACAGTAAAAACATAACCACTCTGAAGTTTACAAGTATAGTTGCGTATAGTTGAATATAATACCCAAAAGTTAGCAAAAGCAATAGATATTTGTATGTTTATCAAGGTTCTAAATATTAGATCAATTAATGTACCAAACTGTATAATATAGGGTCCGATTGGTAATGACTGTAGCTTTAGATTTTATTGCTGTAGAATTTTATGCAAAGTACTAAACAATTGCTTTGGATATTTGGCTCTGTAGAGCACTTGTACAGCTGTAGGTTATTTCAAGAACCGTGGTTTCAGAAAAAAAAAATAAAGCTTGATTGCTTTAAATTTAATGCTTTAAAAATAAATAGGGACGTGGATACCACCTATCAACTACCAATCACCCCCATAGTTTTGCAACTAATCGGTGTTTAGTTGGCTGTATCAAAAAGTACAAACGATTGTACTGTTAGTGCCTTTATATCTATGTTTTCAACATTGGTATTTATTAGAAATATTAATAATAAATAAATAATCACTTTGTATTGCTAAAAGGGTATTAAAAACACTACTAATAAATAAATACAAATTAACCACTTCTATTGCTGATATTTTTATAAAACTTGTAGAGAATTATTTAGTAAATTAATATTTTAGAGACATATGTTCATATATATATATATATTCTTATGCTATAGTAATATAGTTAAAATAATCTTTAGATGTAAAATTTGGTGAGATACTGATATAATATATTATTGTAAATTATTTCATTTTCAACCTTTAGTCCCGTTTTAAATTAATTATAACCATTTAATTCAAAAACTAACCTTTTTGAGAAGCGTATTATTGTGATCTTGCAAGGCCTTATCCTGATACATTTAAATGAAATAAAGTATTTTTATTATTATTCTTTTTTTTGTGGAACACAAATAAAATAAGCAAGTTATATATATATAAATAAATTGTTTTGATGATGTATCTAATTGAGACACTTTACCTTCTTCTGGAGCGCTGATATGGATTCGAACATAGCTTGGTTCTGCAAATATTACAAATTCATTAAACAAAACTATCACAGATTTCAGCTCAAACTCATAGCCAAAAACCTCACTTTTCGATCTAAATATTTACATAGACATGTAGATGTGTACTAACGTTCTCGTATTACCTTTCTTGACCTAATGCTCTTGATAGCAGCGTCGAGCTGATGCTCCAAGCTTTGAAGCTCCTTTAGGCTCAAGGAATCAAGATCTTCCCCCATAAAATTCCTGCACATTTCAGTTTTCTGATTAGTGATTACTGATGTAACCAGTGTACTTGTAATTATGTTACCTCGCTACCTATCTGATATTACGCCAAGTTTTACCATCAATTTTCCATACAGAAAATGAACATTGTTAGGATCCAAGACACAAATAGCAAGTCTAGTTTAACTTATGTGTAATGTGTTACGATTTTTTACCATTAGGACTAAGGAACCAAATTGAATAAGTTTACGTTAAACTGCGATTTGATTAAAGCACAGATTGATCTACAATCTTAATTTGACATAATGCACTTGAAGACGATATGGCACTACATATGTATTTATAATATACCTTTTATTCTTTTCAAGTACCTCAACTCTTGCCTTGAGCTTAGCATGCTCTAGAACCCAATTTTCCTACAACATTAATTGATATATATGATAGAAACTAGTTACTACAAAATATACATAACTGAGCAAGACTTATGAGTACATAAACATCTAGAAGAAACAAAGCTTAAAACTTACACTTTGTGAAATGTCTCGGCCAACAAGTTGTTTGTCTGAATATAAATAGCGATCATATCGCTCAAGTATCCTTTCCATGCTATATTTCAGAGAAAAAAACAATCAAAATATACTTCATTAATTTGATCCATGTATATCAGATTAGATTTCAAACGCGTTGTAATGTGTAACATTAATTTGTCACAAAGTGTTAGCCAAGAGCTTAATTACATTGTTTGGTATGCTGACAAAGGATCGCTAAAAGTTAGCATATAACACAAAAATGTATATAAAACCTGGCTTTGGTGAGTCCACGAGTCATCATAGGAAATATGCGTACAAATTCAATCTCAATTATCTGACTCGGTTATCTAAGCAAACGGTATGATATATATGTATATGATCGTACAAACAAATATATGTACACTTTAACTCAAAAAGATATATGTACAGACTCAAAAATGCATTTATATCAGTACGAACTTACATATATGTTAGTATCCAATGGATTATAGCATATCCTTGTAAATGCTTATTCCATTGTTTCAAATCAACCTTTCTTTTGCTTTCAAATGTATGTTATTGATTAACTATTATACACGTTATATACATATATTATCGTACGTGTCTGTGTGCACGTCCTTGCATACATCAAAAGAGGCAATCAAATCGTGAGTCTGTGTACAAAGTATCATAATTTCATGCTATTTTCTATACATAAACAGCTTTTTCATGCGTCCGTACGTCAAATCCCCAAAAAACCCTAATTTCTCGAGCCACTTCTTAGGGAAAAAACAAATCTACAGTAGATATGCAACACAAAGGGACAAGATTTAGATCTAGATTGAGACATACGCTTATGAAACAAATCTTACTAAAAAATCAAGAAAACAGATGGATAATAAGATCGATGTGAATATATAATATAATATATGGTTTACGAATGAAACCATTAGATAATAATTACCTAGAGTCAGTGGAATATTCGAAGAGTTTGTCTTTGGAAGAGAAGACAACGAGAGCAACCTCAGCATCGCAGAGAACAGAGATCTCATGAGCTTTCTTGAGCAAACCAGACCTTCTCTTTGAGAAAGTAACTTGCCTATTGATCTTGTTCTCTATCCTCTT
It encodes:
- the LOC106313978 gene encoding agamous-like MADS-box protein AGL8: MGRGRVQLKRIENKINRQVTFSKRRSGLLKKAHEISVLCDAEVALVVFSSKDKLFEYSTDSSMERILERYDRYLYSDKQLVGRDISQSENWVLEHAKLKARVEVLEKNKRNFMGEDLDSLSLKELQSLEHQLDAAIKSIRSRKNQAMFESISALQKKDKALQDHNNTLLKKIKEKEKEKNTGQQEGQLIQCSNNSSVLQPQYCVTSSRDGLVERVGGENGGASSLIGPNSLLPAWMLRPATNE